The sequence tctttttttatttttaaagtatattttcTTCATTGTTCTTTAGGGTCCAGAAGTTAGGAGTGGAGATTTACCCCAGCCGATTATGTTAGACCCTGGTCAAGAGTTTACTTTTACAATTGAGAGAGGAGTCAGCACCCCAAGCTGTGTAAGTGTTAACTATGATGATTTTGTCAACGATGTGGAGGCCGGAGACATGCTCCTTGTTGATGGTATGTGTTGATCTCTCATTACTTGGTGTAAAAGGATTTTTTGTTGTTCTCCAATATAGTGGGAATGATTGTTCTATGTTTCAGGTGGTATGATGTCGTTTATGGTGAAGTCTAAGACTAAAGAGACTGTCATATGTGAGGTTGTTGATGGTGGAGAGCTTAAGTCAAGGAGACACTTGAATGTCCGAGGGAAAAGTGCAACATTACCTTCAATCACTGGTTCGACCTTCTGTTTCACCCTCTTTATTTAATTCTGAATGATCTTGCTCTGATATATCTATTTTGTAATTCTTTTATTTCAGAGAAGGATTGGGAGGATATTAAGTTCGGAGTGGAGAACAAAGTTGACTTCTATGCGGTTTCTTTTGTCAAAGATGCACAAGTGGTGCATGAACTGAAGAATTACCTCCAAGGTTGTGGTGCTGATATTCACGTGATAGTAAAAATTGAAAGCGCAGACTCCATACCTAACTTGCATTCCATTATCACCGCATCAGATggggtaatttttttttcccatCAACGTTCTTTCCTTTTACAACAACATGTTGGAGATTGTTATGtgaaactatttatatagaGGATTGTGCTGCTTAATGAGATGTGTGTGCTTCTTCCACAGGCAATGGTTGCAAGAGGTGATCTTGGTGCTGAGCTTCCTATTGAGGAAGTACCCATTCTTCAGGTTAGCGCTTGCTTCTCATTTAAGATAAACCAAGAAAACGAGCTCCTCAAATTCAACAGCTTTGCTATTGATATGCAGGAGAGGATCATTAACCTATGCCGTAGCATGGGAAAAGCTGTTATTGTTGCAACTAACATGCTTGAGAGTATGATAGTTCATCCGACTCCAACCCGAGCGGAGGTTTCTGATATTGCTATAGCTGTTAGAGAAGGTGCTGATGCAGTCATGCTTTCAGGAGAAACTGCTCACGGAAAGTAAGTGACTGATTTAGCTCATGTTTGTTTGGATATAGAAAGTATTGACTGAGCTTTACTTTGGTAACAGGTTTCCATTGAAAGCTGCTGGAGTGATGCATACAGTTGCACTGCGAACAGAAGCAACCATTACTACTAGTACTGAAATGCCACCTAATCTTGGTCAAGCCTTCAAGGTAAAGCTGCAGCTTGATTTCCTTCTTTCTATCTTATCCATACTGACAAGAACGATGTTTACAGAACCATATGAGTGAGATGTTTGCATACCATGCAACCATGATGTCAAACACGCTTGGAACTTCAACTGTTGTCTTCACCAGAACTGGTTTCATGGCCATACTTTTAAGTCACTATCGCCCTTCCGGCACAATCTACGCCTTCACGAATGAGTGAGTAATCCATGTTTTATTATTCTTTCCAGAACAAATGACTGACAACTGGTTAGATGTTAAGAACTAACGATAGAGGCTTTTCTTCTGCAGGAAAAAAATACAGCAAAGATTAGCCTTGTATCAAGGTGTGTGCCCCATATATATGGAGTTCTCAGATGATGCAGAGGACACTTTCACTAAAGCTTTGGCTACACTACTGGTAAGCTCAAAAGGATCTCTTAGAAAGAACACTATATGTTGCTTTCTATTCTATATTTGGAAATATAGTAGATATTTTGTGGTTATGGGGATTAAGAGTTTTGAGTTGGTAACTTTTGGATGAACAGAAACAAGGAATGGTGAAGAAGGGAGAGGAAATAGCGATTGTACAGAGCGGGTCACAACCAATCTGGCGGTCTCAATCGACTCATAACATCCAAGTCCGCAAGGTGTAAGGAGTCTCAGTATCTCAGTTGGTCAGTGTTTTTGTTTCGTTTATCTGTAAAACCGGTTTCGGTTATGTTTCCTTGCACGTCCTTGTGTACTCTAGAACCTACAGTTTACTGTTATCTTATTCAGTTTGTTTTACTTGGCAGACGTTAGTTGTTTGTGAGACAAATG comes from Brassica rapa cultivar Chiifu-401-42 chromosome A02, CAAS_Brap_v3.01, whole genome shotgun sequence and encodes:
- the LOC103852067 gene encoding plastidial pyruvate kinase 2, whose product is MAQVVATRSIQGSMLSPNGGSVSTRSDKLLKPASFAVKVLGNESKKSGRVSVRGGRKVDTTVRSARVETEVIPVSPEDVPNREEQLERFLEMQKFSDTSVGMWSKPTVRRKTKIVCTVGPSTNTREMIWKLAEAGMNVARMNMSHGDHASHKKVIDLVKEYNAQSKDNTIAIMLDTKGPEVRSGDLPQPIMLDPGQEFTFTIERGVSTPSCVSVNYDDFVNDVEAGDMLLVDGGMMSFMVKSKTKETVICEVVDGGELKSRRHLNVRGKSATLPSITEKDWEDIKFGVENKVDFYAVSFVKDAQVVHELKNYLQGCGADIHVIVKIESADSIPNLHSIITASDGAMVARGDLGAELPIEEVPILQERIINLCRSMGKAVIVATNMLESMIVHPTPTRAEVSDIAIAVREGADAVMLSGETAHGKFPLKAAGVMHTVALRTEATITTSTEMPPNLGQAFKNHMSEMFAYHATMMSNTLGTSTVVFTRTGFMAILLSHYRPSGTIYAFTNEKKIQQRLALYQGVCPIYMEFSDDAEDTFTKALATLLKQGMVKKGEEIAIVQSGSQPIWRSQSTHNIQVRKV